From the Scomber japonicus isolate fScoJap1 chromosome 8, fScoJap1.pri, whole genome shotgun sequence genome, the window ACCTTTCATACTGTTCAAACATTTTAAGGATGTATTTTCCTGTTCTTTCAGTCAGCGTTGGTCTCTGTGTACAAAATGAACTGTTTCCTGCTCAAAGAAATCAACCTCTTAACTGTAAACTTGATATATTTTGTTGTACAAGATGCAAGGTCTTTTCCCATTCTTGCCTTGACCCAAAGgacatttttcctttgttttatgttgtatttttacttttatgtcacttcctgttgcctTTGCACTTTATGCACTATTGTGCATCTAATAGTAGCTCTGCTCGCTCCTCTTGATGGAAACCGGCGCAGTCTTACATGCAGGAGTTATTGTGGTCATTTGTCACTTTACCGAAATGAACTCCACTATTCTTCTGCTTAGTAATCTAATAAAGTTTGCTAATATGTTTGAATTCAATTTTAACGTTACTGATACtaattcttactttacacagaccaTTCAAGTCCTTCACTTTGATAATTGCTCTTAAATAGGTATTAATAGTgcatatgatttaaaaaaaaacaacaactaaacatACATGAGTAATACAATGAGGGCTGAGTTGTGTTCAAGcttaatacataaataaataaacagttttactCTGTATTTAAGTGATATTGTTTGCATGTGGCGCATCAAAAAATGCTAATTTGCACTTAATTAGCTTTTGTCTCCTGggattttgaaaataaacaatagGGGTTAGCGTGTTAGTGACTAATGCATTCTAACTAAAttgaaaatttaaataaataacaagtTAATTAGCAGATACTGATTAAATGTCTACAAATATTAGAATCTGACATGCACTTGACTTTTCATACATGTGCATgcctacatacagacacaacgTGCCCCACCCTTGGCCTGGAGAACATGGCCACACACTAGCTTTAATAGGGGTGGGAGATTTGCTCTGGGTGAATGGGGGAGGGCTTTTTTTATAAGGGAATCCTAAGCTTACAAAGCCTCACAATACCCCCCCGGCTAGTCGTGTTCCTGTCTGTGCTTCGAACAAGGCGCTAAAGCCTCCTCCCCCTGCTGCATCCCCTCCGCTCCGCCACTTGAGCTCCATTCACACTGTGGGTACCAAGATGCTGATAGGAAAAATTGGCAGATGGTGAAACACTTTCTTAGGGCATTTTAGCTTTGTCAGTTTGTAACATCAGTTGCCTGGCATTTCCAATTTCCATCACAAATgctatctgtttttttttttaacttgaataTTCTTTCAGAGCCTACTTATCAGCACATGAATGTGCCTGAATACTTGAATATAACTTGTGGGCATGCATATGCCGCTCAAAATCCTACAGTGACTGCTTATGCTCATGAGCGATATAAGGAGCCAAAGAAGCTCGCAGTAAGCTTATTAATGTCTTCTGGTCGCTTTTCAGTATGGGCTTGCTAGTTGCCATAGCAACCAGGCCCAGGATACTGTTCAGTAGGAGAGGCGTGTAGATGgagaataaatataaacatcacCCTCTAACCCTGGCCAGTTCTTTTTATGCAAAGCAGTTCATTTTACTTTACATTATTAGTGTTTACAGTATAATGTGGTGGGAATAATGAATATTTTAGTGCCCTTGCATTTTTGTCTACTTTTATTATCATGCATGTATATTATATCACTTGCTGTTGGACTCGACATGTACCTTGCTatctgctgctttcattttattttattttttaatttattttatttatgaatgatgcactgactggtgaGCACTTTAAATTTTGTGGTactggtgacaatgacaataaagtatctattctattctattctattctttcAGAACAAAGCAATCCAGCTGAATGTAATAATCAACATTGATAATCCAAATTCCAATGCTCATCACCCCAGCGCCTGCAGAAATCAACAGGCGACAGTGTGCTGGCTCTTAAGTGCTGATGTGTGTTCACGCCCAGTCAAGCTGAGGGAAATCAAAAGACACTGAAAGATTAAGGAGGTCAGGTTTTACAGCTCCACAGAGGGAGGCGGAGAAAGGGGCTTTACCAACCATTGACTACCATGGAAACAGAACGAGCTGCTTTCAAACAGACCATAATACTTGAGATAATAAATTtagagattatagatataatacATATTCTGGTGGGGTTGttctaatataaaataattgttattCCACAAAATAGTAGATAGATGTTATGTGAAAAATATAATTGTTAtagatattacatttatttcattagtttaagTAGCACATTCTGGACTATCACTATGGCACATATATTAATTATGGTCAACTATGGATAAATAGTCTGTTGAGGCTGTGGAGATCATATCATTACTGCATTGTTCTATCTGTCAATTGAAAGCCCAGGCTCTTAGACCACATTAGAAACCAGGCAGTCAGCCAGAAACACTTATCATGCTGTCATCTGTTTTTCACTAGCTTCACAGCTCAATTGTACTGTACACTGATCATCCATGAGTGCTTGGAGATTTGGGGCCAACTGAGAGTTCTCAATCTAAGTGGATCTGAGTGGCTTTGGCacctgaaaaaaataaatccactCCATTTCAATTAtgctaaaataaacacaaaaagaaaacatttgttttgcGTAGGTCCATAGATCCTTATGTTGATAGTTCATAGACTATCATATTTGTATGTGGGGGTTTTTATGTCCAGAAATAAAGTGTGAATTACATTAGTTAGAAACTTTTAAACTTAATAGGACAAGCCTATAAAGTCTGTAGCATTTATGTGTGTTATTGATGCAGATTACAGAATACAGTTTACCAATCAGGTGAGAAATCTGTGTTGTGTATTTGGTTAATAGTTGAATGTATAGTAGCAAATATTCCATATACTGTACCATCAGCAGTAAAGCATAAATGCTGACTGCTGCTATCAGTCAGCATTTATGGATGTGTTGAGAAAGTGCAGTTGATAAACAACAAATAATAGAgggtaactgtgtgtgtgtgtgtatgtgtgtgtgtgtgtgtgtgtgtgtgtgtgtgtcgttatACCCATTTGTTGTAGGAAATTAGTTAACAAAAATCCATTGAACTATATCATTTCAAGTTCAATTTAAGTTATAATGTAGTGACTTTATTCTGTGAGTAGCTGTTGTCGCATCGCTGCAGAAATCACTCTGCTGTAACTGGTTCACAATGACTAAATCATTagcataaaaatgtgtgtgtcagaataGTCTGCAGTCTTTTGGCCAACAGTATTGTATGTATAAGCATATAAGGTGGTGGGACACAGCTCTAAGGTGATGCAGTAAAAGAGCACACTGGGCAAACTGAGATATATCTGTCAAGTAATCCAGTATCCATATAGCTATGCCAGGATGGATGTTTAAATTAGATAGTAGTTTCTTAGCTGAACTATGGGGCTGGGTCATGTTAAAAGTAGATGATAACTTAACTTAAAACttaaacacactttaacacaaacAACTTAACACATCAGAAAAGCATGATCCCTGGGCTTCAAGATACTAAGATATGATGTAGGGATGAACAGACAACTTGAACAAcacctcttttttttacattgtgtgaACTGCAAGTGATTACATAAATAACCTCCCACTTCAACAGTGTTTGACAAGTTTTTCCAGTGCCTTCATAACCACCATCATTTGTTGAGCTTAATTTGTTGTTGTAGGTGACACTTAGAGATGTTGTTGCATGCATCTTAAGTCTCTGGTCATCAGTACCTTTTAAAAGTCAAGGTTAAgtttattcaacaaaataataaaaaggaatataACGGTTTAGTCTGTAAATGACAAACAAGACAAGGAATAGCTTTCATGCCTTCATGTCACAGTGAGTGATTATTCCCCGGAAACACAATGTAGCAATCATCTATCAAATAATGACTGATTATCTACCATACAATCTTGTACCTTGGAGAATGTCATGAGCTATACCATAAATGAATTAGCATTTTGCAGGTGgctgatgatgatttattttgatgCATACTGAGAAAAAGATCTATTTGTTGCCTCAGTGACGGCAAAGGAGGAAAGATACAGGCATTCTGAAAAGCATCTGTAGTGAGCAGAGTGAACAAAGAGATGAACCCATTGGACATTCTGCTGGGTAAAGTGAtcaatttcctctttttgtcaaTGGTACACCCACAGCACTGGATTTTACTCTTAAAACCTACTCATATGAGTCTTGTTCACAACTCAATGCTGCCACCTAGTGATGTAAATCAACATAGCCGAAACATGATGGTTAAACAATTGTATAACAAATAACATAACAGATAGTGATGTCATTTCTGTTTCCAAACAAATTATACTTGACAAATGTACATCATTTGGGTGtcaaaatacttaaaataacaattattttaatagtaataattagGAAAAACATCAATTCATAaactgacacaaaataaatctcCATCCATCTCTTTTAATAATTAACCAGAGAGCGTCTTGCAGGCTGGTTCACCTTTATTTCCTTGAAGGGAACAGCAGCTCCACTCCATGCTGACGAGGAATGTGGCGCTAGAATAACAGAAATGTGAACAATAGAGAGGATAAGTGCAGCTGTGATTACACTTACATCAAACAAGTCAAATATGTTCTGTGTACTTGGTATAAATgtagaaagaaacagaaaaaacaacacattcaatATATCATTTTCAGTATCATTTTCATTCAGTATGAATTAATATTCACAAATGACCGTTTATTTGAAGTAAACAGactcattttcacttttaatcCAGCCTTCAAATGGCACACTGTgtctgtaaaatattacttttaatttGTCTTCCCCCCTCAGACACAATAGACTTATTACAGTGTTATTCCTTTGTTCCCTTTGAAGTTTTCTCAATGCAACTCTGTCTTGTTGAGCACCCAACCTTTTAAAGCTGTCCTTCAGAGAGAATAAGACTTAAGTGAATGTCGTCTGTGCAGTTGCATCATGTTTGCTTTTCACCATTTAGCAAAAACATTGGTATCTGCTGCCCACTAATGATGTCTTTGATCCTCTATATAGAACCAGTAACCTCTGCTGATTACTTAGTTGAAAAAGAATATAAGATATGACACTTACTTGATGTGGTGCCTGCAGATGAGGGGCTGTCAAAGCACTTGTCACCCCGACTTGATGTCACTAGATTATCAGCTGCCAGCTGACCCAGTTTTGGCCTCACTTTAAAACGTCCTGTCACCAAACCATAGCAATTGGCTAAATTCTATCACATCCAGAGACATATGGCTtgtgaaataaacacacaaaaatgctgTACCCTTCACCCTTAGGCGACTCACTGGAGTTGAAGACCCTCTCTGCAGCCTTGTGCTCCAGGTGTCTGTGGAGGATGATCTCCGCCTTCCTCTGGTTTGTGCAGATATCAGGATCTGCCATCATCTCTGTTGTCTTCAGGTTAGTCTTAATGGCCTGGCAGGCCGTGGAGCGGGCCAGTGTGGGCAGCAACTCCTGGTACTTTTGGTCAGTGAAGCCTGACTCTGGTCTCTGAACTTCTCTAATACTGAGAGGAAAGACTCAGGATTATATTGCTATATTTGGATCTGTATTACATTGTTATCTGTTGGCTGTCTGACTTATATCTCAGTTGAGTTAGCAGAGTTCAGCTGAGTTTACCAGAAGTTGCACTAAAAGCCTGTTAAGAGGATTTTTCatataaatgttttcacatGTCGTTATCAAGATATCTTGACCCAGCTAGTCATGGTACGGTATCCGCATCCTCTAATTTCCAGTCGGAATATTAAACAGTGTAAGATTTAAATGTCCCTGAAATTTCAACATTAGTATTAATGAAATCTGAGAACATAACAGGGTAACAGTCATATCGTACACATGTTGTAGATTAGGAGGCAGGTAAAGTTTGTGTTATTGTGAACACACTCTGGTCACATATAGTAATTTGAGTCACGTGGTGTTGGTGGCAGCAGCAATAAGCATATCATCTGTAGAGGTGGGGATGAGAGGTGTTGATCACCTTCATGTGCCTTTTAGATGCTGTTTTTACAcctttgaaatatttttatgtgtttgcatCTCCTTTGGATGCTTTCACAACACTGTTTTTACctgcaataaaacaacaaaactttgGCACACCTCAGTAAACATGTAATCAGCGTTATCGATTTTAAGTTATGtctcaaaacagaaaaaacagtcaACATTTGTAAGTTTGTGTTGCTTATTGACACATTTCTAATGTACTCATGTCAAACTAAAAAGTTagttacaaaacaaaagaaaaccaaatCTACATGTTGAGGCAGTGCTATACACATTGATTAAATAAACCAGCTGGATGTTTGAACCTGCTGCAATCTGTGTTCATTTTATGTCCTGTTCTCATTCACTCTCACCTGCGGTTTGTTAAAACGGTATAAATCTCCTGCACCAACAGCTCAGCTGCTCCTGGTTTACAGTGGATGGTCCCATCAACAACGTTCTTCATTAAGTGCAGATTcagcttctgtaaagactgtGAAAATAGCTTCAGAAATGatctgtctcaaaatgatgagTAGAAGTAAAGTGTTAAGTACAgtcacattttcatcatttgtttttttaatatttacatagTCAAagtgtctctgtctccctgGTAGCATAAAATGACATATGGTACctcaaaaatgaatttaaaccACCTGCCAGTTGagctgaataaataaacaaacagaaaagtatTTCCTCCTCAGtatatttttggatgttttcaTCCTCTTACCCGCTCTATCCTGCTCCAGTTCGCCTGCTTGGCAGAAAGTGATGTTCCTTTGTTGTATGAatgcaacaggaagtcactggggtaataatgagaaaatatcTCTGCCACAAGGTAACCATTGGAAAAATCTCTGGAAATTAAAAGAAGAGGGGACAGACGGTATATTTACTCTACCAGTGAAAATCCCTTGGCACTAGCAGCACTGGTGTTTATATTTTCCGTGTTATGAATGTATCTTAAAGTATTAtctttatcctttttttattttattttattattattatttacattgttttcacatttgatcaatttcattatacGCCTGTGTTATGTGTTTTGTAACCTTTGTTTTACATTATGTGGTGTTGGAAGACATTCCTGTAACAGATGTTTAATCTCAGTAATGTCCTCTCCAGGTTAAATAGTTAATAGCCTATTACAGTATATGGCAGAGTTACACTCAGTTAAGTAATGGATTTGTCTAGATTAACTCTTCAGTGCCTGAGTAATTTATTAGTGATTTAAACCCCCAAAAGACTAAATGTTACATGACATGTTAAAACTAAGTGAATTTtgttgaaaaaatgtaaaattaaataaacaattcCTTCCAACTAACAAAATAACGTGATATGTGATCAagacatctaaaaaaaaactctttcagTTAGCTACATTACGCCATTTTTAAGGTGTTTTAAGGTTATTTTACTTTGCCTGCTGTAAGTAATTAATAAAGGAATAATTCATAAGATTAGCGACGGTAGCATTACCTGCGCACATTCATAGGATAAAATGACAAGTCGAGGCTCTGCAGCCACTTCACAATTTCTCTCGCCAGTCCTGTCTTTTGAGGAGACTGTTCGTAAGACATATTGTTCTGGGCCTTGGTTTAATCCACGTATTAACTGAGTTTCTAACGTAACAGGTCGGGTCATGTAACCCTGCTAAGTCCATTCATGTCATGCTGTCACGCTGGACtgggttttgttgttgtttacgcTTCCATGGCAACGGTCTACTTCTTGTTCTTGGTCGTGTGGCAGCACACAGACAGCTTTGGTGGTGTGCTGCCCTCCAGAGGCTGCTACGTGAACTCAGAATTTGAATATCCAATATtaacagtgttggggagtaactagttacaaaGTACCAaagtaaatgtaactgtaatccgttacagttactgagaaaaaatgtcaggaggagggtttttcccctcactttttaatatttaacatgctACTGAGTACAGatatcactgtttttttttattatttgaaatcAATAGCATATATAtgactaatgaatacattttcaaatgagaaatAAATCTTTATCTCCCTCGTACATTGTGTTAGTATGCATGAAAAATACCAGAACttttggtgggcttaatgggtacacttaccataacagttgaaaacattagTTAGAAAGTtataaaaagtaatcaaatttaataacttacattactttgattaagtaattgagatagttacattacttattacattttaaatagggtaactagtgaTCTGTAACCTGTAAAGTAACTTTTCCAACCCTGAGTAGTAATGACTACAGTCAGCATTTAACAGTCTGCCATCGGGCTGTTAAATGCTGGCTGTAGTAATTTTAAATAGGTTACTTTTATTCAATGAATGTCCTTAATATCACTTCTTTATGTATTCCTTACTTATTACATATTTATGCTTTGAATGTCTTCACTTGCCTGACCCTTGTGTGAGTCAGTATGCACGGCAATACAAGGTGTCAGCGTGCAAGGGTCCTTATCTGTTGTCTCTGGCACAGCCTGTACACcttttagtctgtgtgtgtatgtttttgttttgtataatgTCTGGGTAGACTGTAAAAACTGAATTGCCCTCtgggataaataaagtaatctgaatcttaataaataaacaaaccacACATAAAGATATATGTACAGACCAAATAATAACGTAATCATGAAATTGTGAAATAATCCAATtcaatattaaaagaaaataaaatctttaaacattattaaagaATGCTATTTCATCCTGCTTCTCTCACATTAAGTTCAttgaatgtaatatttatttaattccaccatttattccttttctttatataGAGAAACTGCACCCATCACCAAGTCTTAAATCATGACAAGTAGGGCAGAGTCAGTGCTGCTTTGATCTGAATGAGCAGTCAGCCAATTACAgatgaattgtatttttatatcataACTGCtggaataaaaattaaaaataactaaataattgGCAATAATCTATGTTATTGTTATAAAAGCaggatttctttatatttagttgaatgttaaaatgttttgctttatttctcAGTTCTAATAGTCATATTTTGCCCTTATTTATTCAGATGATTATTTCAGAATGTCTTAGGAGGATTACAACATTTCTGGATTAACTATTGTCTCAACAATAAGAACAAGCACTTGCTGCTCCACAGATTTCCTTTTCCATCTGGGACTTTTCAACAAGGTCAGCCTCCACCAGTTGTCACCACTCAATAATCCAAGCTTAAACTTTTCAACCACTTTTGTTTACAAAGTTTTGAATTTGATTGTATTTCCTCTACACCACCAAGTCAGACTTCTGAAAATTAAAGCACAGCCCACAATGACATTAAGTATTTTAAAAGgcaaatgttttattatctaATAGTGTTTAATGCATTTGGTATCAAAAGCAAAACTATGAATACTCATTCACGTATAGTGCAACTACTAAGGCATCCTCTGAATacttcaaatctgaatcacaaataatgatttctttattgttttaaccATAATTTATTCGGAAAAGGCTAACTCTTTAGCCATTTTTACCAACCCACTGCTTTACAGTACATTCATTCAGGTCCACATTCACACATAGTAAACAACTACTCAGTGGCTGTTCTGTGACTAATTTCAATTAATTGCTTGTGCTACTCTGACTGACAGATAAAGCCAAGATGATTTAATGAAGACAATGTTCTGTTTGAGTCAAAAAAGCTTATGTCCCATTTATAGTAGGCAGACAAATCTAGTTGTTCTGCCTATCACTGGTATTGCAGGTAGCTCCTGAGCCTGTTGGGCAGGGGAAGGTGGGAAAGGAGATGGAGTCTGTCACGGCCAACGCAGTTTCTGATGCACTGACGACACAGCGGGCTCAGCAGTCGCGGTGTAGCTATGGAAAGGATGCAATTAATATATTGTGCAAGATGGTCATAGACATAATTAATGAACAACTGGATGACAACTGCTCAGTAGTTTTAGAAATTACAATCACTGTAAGTTAGACAAGTAAACAAAGGTGTATTCCTGGCCAACTTTTACCTTCATACAGCAGTAGGAAGCCCTCTGTTAGACTGCTAGGTGGAGCCACATCTACCGGCCTCTGAAACTCTGTGTTCCTGGCGTTAATGTCTGCACCAAAGTCCAGCAACAGCTTCACTATTGCTGTGCAGtctttttctgcagctgcaTGTAAGGGCGAATCCAGAGATCTGCCTTTTTGTACATCAGCACCTGTATGAAGGATATTTTGAGATTATACATTCTGTTCACTCGTCAAGGAATCGCTATGCATGCTAGATTCTTCTGCCATGAAAAATGTTAGGAGGAGGACACACTCAAATACTCAAATACATTCATTGCCATCCAGGAGTTAttttgtgcttgacatttttctttccatcatttcaccttctcttcctctgtgcaAGGATTTCTGTAGGATTTCAGTAGCCCTGAGAGATAATGGGTGTGTTCTTGGTGCTTTCAGTCAAAAGTGGCAAGAAAAATGTGAGCTATATGTGATTGCTGCACCATCCCTCTCTCAAAtttcaattatttcattagtCTGCTGGCGTTTCCCCTCACCTTGATTTGCATTAATtaccaaacaaagaaaaaaaaagttgtatgaTTGATAATTCAATTGtagtgttttaattgttttactcATTGTGGCcaactgtgtctgtctgtgggtCTACGTGCTTATTTAGAGGCTTTTATAACCCTGTGTTTGCATCCAtgtatgtgtttgcatattAATTTCCTTGTatttataatatactgtatgttcttgTGTCTGTATGTTCATACAgggcgtgtgcatgtgtgtataggGATGCAGAGAGGCTGACCTTCCCTCAGGAGTTTCCTGGCACATTCCAGCTCTTGGCAGATGCAGGCTGTATAGAGCGCTGTGCCCAGGTGAGGAATGTCCATGTCCACATCTGCCCCCCAGGTCACCAGAGCCTCCACACAACCATAATGACCTGGAAGTAATGGAGCGTGAAGGCAGTAATCAGTGACAATGTGAGATAATTCTCCAAGCTGTCTACTCGAGTGATGTtgggatttatttttaaaggtgtttttcACAGTGCACGTTTATTAGAAAGTGTTTTATGGAGCAGTAAAGGACACAAATGTAGGTTGAAAGACAAGATCAAGTGTACCTTGTAAATAGTTAGAATGATATGTGAGTGTATGTAATATGAAATGACCAATATTGAGAGGTAATGTTGAAATATGAACCTTTCTGAACCTCGAACATTGGCCTGAAACTTAAGACCAATGTCATTCCATAGGAacataattatacatttaatgtatcattttaatttacatttaatttgtaaaaGCATGCTCTAGTTCACTAAATAACACAACTTGCCGTCACACATCGTAGTATAGATTTAAGGTATATtgttaaaatgaacataaacatTGAActatatacacaaacaaatcatattaatatgtgttttatgtaaCTATTACCTTTACTGGTCGCCTCATGGATTGGTGAAGGATGGAACATGAGGCTCTGGGGTTTTGCTCCATTTTCCAAAAGAATTTCAGTGCATGCCACACTGCCCACTGTACAGGCGTTGAACAGTGGGGTGACTCCATCAATTGTAGAGGCATTGACCTGTAAACACatgttttaattgttatttttaggcCTTGTTTGTTTAACCATGCAAGTTGACTAATAGCAGCAGCCTGGGGGGAACAGTTGAAGGGGAACAACAACTTAATAGCTCTGCCGTGGCTCTAAAAGGAGATCTCATTTGTCGCCTCCAACCAAATTTTTCCAGCCATGGAAATTGCATTTGACCTGTGCAGTACAGCAACATTAAAGAGTCATAAGGTCGCAATGAAATCTTACATTTGCTCCTGCATCAATGAGCGCTCTGGCACAGGCACCGTGGTCTCCAAGACAGGCCTCATGAAGCGGTGTCACATGGTCTATAGTCAGAACATTCACATTGTGACCCTGGAAACAGagtcaaacagacacaaacattttgattttgCAAAGGGCATGAAACAACACATGACCTTTGTCAACCTCTATTGGTGAACACTAGGAAT encodes:
- the spata4 gene encoding spermatogenesis-associated protein 4, producing the protein MSYEQSPQKTGLAREIVKWLQSLDLSFYPMNVRRDFSNGYLVAEIFSHYYPSDFLLHSYNKGTSLSAKQANWSRIERSLQKLNLHLMKNVVDGTIHCKPGAAELLVQEIYTVLTNRSIREVQRPESGFTDQKYQELLPTLARSTACQAIKTNLKTTEMMADPDICTNQRKAEIILHRHLEHKAAERVFNSRRFKVRPKLGQLAADNLVTSSRGDKCFDSPSSAGTTSTSWYPQCEWSSSGGAEGMQQGEEALAPCSKHRQEHD
- the asb5a gene encoding ankyrin repeat and SOCS box protein 5, yielding MSDPTEELTNKPFTAQLSNVYLSILALFCFKLFVKISLNLLTYFYIIRGNRKEAARISAEFYDYGQQHGSWADRSPLHDAACQGRLLALRTLILQGHNVNVLTIDHVTPLHEACLGDHGACARALIDAGANVNASTIDGVTPLFNACTVGSVACTEILLENGAKPQSLMFHPSPIHEATSKGHYGCVEALVTWGADVDMDIPHLGTALYTACICQELECARKLLREGADVQKGRSLDSPLHAAAEKDCTAIVKLLLDFGADINARNTEFQRPVDVAPPSSLTEGFLLLYEATPRLLSPLCRQCIRNCVGRDRLHLLSHLPLPNRLRSYLQYQ